CCCTTTGACACACCGACGGCGGTGTGGGAAATTGCCCCCATGTTCAACGTCACGCAATTGATTGCCGAGGAGCATATCAAACGCGCCCAGCGCGAGGGTAAATTCGACAACCTTGAGGGTAAGGGCAAACCGCTGCCGCCCGACGAAGCCGAGAATCTGCCCGCTGACCTGCGCATGGCCTATCGTGTGCTGAGAAGCTCGGGCTATATCCCGGCGGATATCGCTGAAGAAAAGGAAATCATACGCACCATTGACCTTTTGGCCTATATGAAGGACGAACGGGAGCGGTATCTCCAGATACAAAAACTGAACGTCATGATCATGAAGATGAATGAACAGAGGAACCGCCCGGTGAATCTGGACAGCTCGGACGAATACTACCGGCGCATCGTGGAAAAAGTCCGGATCGCCGAAGAACGATTCAATAAACCAATGCAACACGACAACAAAGAGTAATATATGCACAAATTTGGAATGATCGCCCTGATCGGACCGCCCAATGCGGGAAAATCCACCCTGATGAACACCTATCTGGGGCAAAAGGTGGCCATCGTATCACCCAAACCGCAGACCACCCGCAACCGGATCAGCGGCATCCTGACCACTGACGATGCCCAACTGGTCTTTCTGGACACACCCGGCATCCACAGGCTGCGCGGCAAGATGAACCGCTTCCTGCTGGAGTCGGCATGGAACGCCCTTGCCTCTGCCGACGCAGTGGTGGTCCTCCTCGACGCGGCGCTCTACTGCTCCAAACCTCATCTGCTGGACAAGGAAATAGCACCGCTGGTCAAGCCCGTCAGTGAGGCAAACCGGCCCGTGCTGGTGGCCGTGAACAAGATCGATCGGGTCAAGGAAAAGGACCAGCTCCTGCCCTTCATGGCCCGTATCGCCGAACTGTGGCCCGATGCCGAATACATCCCGGTATCCGCCTTGCGTGGCAAAGGAACGGACAAACTCCTGGAGCGCATCCTCGCCTTCACCCCCGAAGGACCCCAGATGTTCCCGGAAGACCAAATCTCCACGGTCCCCATGCGCTTCATGGCCTCGGAAATCATCCGGGAAAAACTGTTCTTCTCCCTCCAGCAGGAGCTTCCATACTCAACGGCCGTGGAAATCGAGCAATGGGATGAAGAGTCGCGCAAGGACATGATCATCATCAACGCGGTCATCTACACCTCGCGCAAGAGCCACAAGGGCATGATCATCGGCAAACAGGGCGCGAACCTGAAACAGATCGGCACCCAGGCCAGAATAGACATCGCCGAATTGACAGGCAGAAAGGTGCATTTGGAGATGTGGGTCAAGGTACGCGAAGGGTGGACCGAGGACCCAGGCTTCCTGCGAGCGCTTGGCTTGGGCGAATAGCCGACTGTATATAATAACGCACTTGTAAGATTTTCACATTCTGGCATGGTGTCGTGGTGAGCATAACAGCATGCATCCTCAAGTCTACGGGGCATGCGCCCCGTATGCTTGCCGGTCCGTTGGCCGCCATCGTCCTGTTTACAGCGATTCTTATCTTGCGACCCGCTTTTGCCGAACATACCGGCAACTCCCTGACCGCCGTGGTTCTGGCCGACTTCTCTCCGCTCTATGCCATGGACAAGTACGGCCTGCCCGACGGGTTCGCTCTGGATGTCTTCTCCAAGGTAACCGAGCTAGCCGGCCTTGACTACGATCTGTTGGTGGTCAAAAGTTGGGAAGAAGCCCTCGACGCCATCCGCACAGGCAAGGCCGACGTCATCCCAGGCATCGGCATTTCACCGGCCCGCCAAAAGGAATTCCAGTTCACCAGCGTCTTCGAAACCACTCCGGTTTCCTGTTTTGTCCGCAAGGACAGCAACATCCACGGCATCGACGACCTGCCCGACAACCGGACTGCCGTCTTGATGTCAAGCGCGGCCCAGTCCATGCTCAGCAAAGCGGGTTCGGTGCCTCTCACACCATATGCAACCCTGGATGAAGCCCTGCTCAGCCTGCTGTCAGGCAAGACGGACATCCTCGTGGCCCCGGCTCCGGTGGTCTGGAAAATGGCCCAGGCCGTCTCCCTGGACGACAGGATCGCACAGGTAGGGCAGCCGCTCATGGAACTCAAGCGCGGATACCTGCTGCGAAAAGAGGATGTATTGCTGGGCCAAAAGCTGGACTCCGCGCTGGACTCCTTTGTCGGTTCTCCCACCTTTCAACGCATATATCAAAAATGGTGGGTTCGGCCGCAGCCCTTCTGGAGCAGCGGCAAGATCGCCATCGGAGGACTTGCCGCCCTGATCTCGACTGCCATGGCTTTTGCCTTCTGGCGTTACCGATCATTGGACTCACTCAATCGCGAACTCAAGGAAACGATGACCGCACGCCAGCAAGCGCTGGAGCGTCAAAAAGCCAGCGAGACGCGCCTCAACCGGGCACAGGCACTGACAACCATCGGCAGTTTCGAACGCGATCTATTAACAGGAGTGGGCCACTGGTCCGAAGGACTTCACAAGCTTCTGGGATTTCCCGTAGACAAACAGGCCCCGCCCATAGGCTCCTTCGTCAACATCATCCACCCGGATGACCGCGAGGCGTACTTGCTGGCCATCAACCTGCTCACGCCCGAGAGCCCCCACCACACCGGTGAATTCCGATTCAAGCCGCATGGCCAGGATGAATACCGCCATGCCACCTACTGCTACACCCACGAATTCTCTCCCGACGGCATCCCCATCAAGAGATTCGGTGCCATACAGGACATCACCGAACGCAAGCTCAGAGAAAGGGAGCTGCGCCAAGCCAAGGAGAAAGCTGAAACCGCCAGTCTGGCCAAGAGCGAATTCCTGGCCAACATGAGCCACGAACTCAGGACGCCCCTCAACGGAGCCATGGGAATGCTGCAACTCATGGCCTTGGATGAGCTCAACCCCACCCAAAGGGATTATGTGGAGACCGCCCTGTTTTCCTGCAGGAACCTGACGCAGCTTATCTCCGATATTCTGGATCTATCCAAGGTAGAGGCCGGGAAATTGAAACTTTCGCCCGTGGTGATCCGTCCCAGGGATCTCATAAAGTCCGTGCACGACACCTTCAACAGAACGGCTGAGGACAAAGGCATCACGCTCAACATGCTGGTCGCGGAAGACATTCCCGAATACATGATCGGCGATCCGGCCCGGCTTCGGCAGGTGCTTTTCAACCTGATTGGCAACGCCATCAAATTCACGGAAACCGGATCGGTCACCTTGGAGGTCTCCAAGGTGGCCCAAGACAAATCCGGCCTCTGCCGACTGCTTTTTTCCGTGATCGATACCGGCATCGGCGTACCTGACGATTTCGTCGACAAGGTCTTCGGCGCGTTCATCCAAGTGGACGGCGCTTACAACCGGAAATTCCAGGGAACCGGCCTCGGACTGCACATCGTAAAACGACTGGCCGACCTGATGAAGGGGCACATCAGCATCGAGAGTGAGGTGGGGCAGGGCACCACGGTCCATTTCAGCGCCGCCTTCCGCATCGCCGACAACGGCCTGCCCGACACCCATCAGGGACAACGCATCGTCAGCACTGACGACCGCTCAAAGCGCATCCTGGTCGTGGAGGATGAACGGATCAACCAGATAGCCCTCTCAAAATTCGTGGAACGGATCGGCCATACCCCGGTTACAGCCTACAACGGAGAAATCGCCCTGAACACGCTCCTGTCGGAGGAGTTCGACCTGATTCTCATGGACATCCAAATGCCCGTCATGAACGGCATCGAGGCCACCCACGCCATCCGCACCCTGCACAAGTTCCGTAAAGTCAGGTACATTCCCATAATCGCACTTACGGCCCATGCCATGTCCGGGGACCGGGAAGCGTTCATCAAGGCGGGAATGGACGATTACCTGTCCAAACCCATCAGCCTGGAAAAATTGAAGGCCTGTCTGGACAAACTGCTCGGAACGTGATCACCCGTGCCGATAGACAGGAAAAGGCCGCTGTTCCGGCATTGGAACAGCGGCCTTTTCCTGTCTGCCATCGGGACTAATGGCCTTCGTCGAATCCCTGCCCTGCCTTATAGGCTTCCCATTCCTCATGGGTCACATCGCCATTCTTGTCGGCATCGGCCTGTTCAAAGACAGAAGTGTCTCCATCGGAAAAGGCCACCAGGAATTCACTCTTGGACATGCAGCCATCCACGTCGGCATCCAGGGAGAAGAAACAGACATTGTAATTGGTCTGTGCCGCCACAGGCTGACACATGAAGCAGACCAGGATCAGGACAAAAAACAGTTTTTTCATTTAGACTCCATATATTTCAATCAACTAACCTTCAATAAAACCGGTCACGACATTGATAAACTTATTCAGGGATTCCTTCGCATCATGGCCCGCCTCAATGGATTCGGCATAACACCTGAGCAAATACCGTTTCAGGATCAGCTTGTTGGCCGACTGAAGTGCCGACCGGACGGCCTTGACCTGAACCAGTATGTCTTCACATTCCTTGCCCGCCTCGATCATGCCCTGTATACCACGGACCTGACCTTCAATCCGTTTCATACGGGACAGGACGTTTTTCTTGATCGCCTCTTCTTCCATGGTTGTCGTCTCGTCCATCATGCTCTCCTTGCTATCTCACCATGTTCCCGTTGCCCTGCAACATTCTTTACCTTACTGTCGTAGGGTATTTCCCATTGCACCTACGGAGGTTCATCCATGACTGTTTCCGACACCAAGACCTTCCTGCTCAACCTCGTGGAGCTGTGCGTCACCGTCTTTCGCGGACCCGATGCAGACACATGGTCAAAAATGGCAGACTCTGGATTGCCTGAACTCCTCGACCGTGTCCAGGGAATTCCCGGCTTCCCGGCCGCTCCTGTCCGGGGACTCGCAAAAGCCCTGTCGGACTGTCGCC
This window of the Pseudodesulfovibrio sp. S3 genome carries:
- a CDS encoding DnaJ family domain-containing protein, which produces HPESISFLPPITGRPKSNAAFFWFFFGAAQPKKNPAGRAEKKHGGAMSDGSSSDLLKGEHAHIREEGHGMPLGRQAPNNASRAKGAHPKRRSRPPGRPSLFLQARCPKRKPVQRQPAARSEPPFDTPTAVWEIAPMFNVTQLIAEEHIKRAQREGKFDNLEGKGKPLPPDEAENLPADLRMAYRVLRSSGYIPADIAEEKEIIRTIDLLAYMKDERERYLQIQKLNVMIMKMNEQRNRPVNLDSSDEYYRRIVEKVRIAEERFNKPMQHDNKE
- the era gene encoding GTPase Era, with amino-acid sequence MHKFGMIALIGPPNAGKSTLMNTYLGQKVAIVSPKPQTTRNRISGILTTDDAQLVFLDTPGIHRLRGKMNRFLLESAWNALASADAVVVLLDAALYCSKPHLLDKEIAPLVKPVSEANRPVLVAVNKIDRVKEKDQLLPFMARIAELWPDAEYIPVSALRGKGTDKLLERILAFTPEGPQMFPEDQISTVPMRFMASEIIREKLFFSLQQELPYSTAVEIEQWDEESRKDMIIINAVIYTSRKSHKGMIIGKQGANLKQIGTQARIDIAELTGRKVHLEMWVKVREGWTEDPGFLRALGLGE
- a CDS encoding transporter substrate-binding domain-containing protein, with the protein product MSITACILKSTGHAPRMLAGPLAAIVLFTAILILRPAFAEHTGNSLTAVVLADFSPLYAMDKYGLPDGFALDVFSKVTELAGLDYDLLVVKSWEEALDAIRTGKADVIPGIGISPARQKEFQFTSVFETTPVSCFVRKDSNIHGIDDLPDNRTAVLMSSAAQSMLSKAGSVPLTPYATLDEALLSLLSGKTDILVAPAPVVWKMAQAVSLDDRIAQVGQPLMELKRGYLLRKEDVLLGQKLDSALDSFVGSPTFQRIYQKWWVRPQPFWSSGKIAIGGLAALISTAMAFAFWRYRSLDSLNRELKETMTARQQALERQKASETRLNRAQALTTIGSFERDLLTGVGHWSEGLHKLLGFPVDKQAPPIGSFVNIIHPDDREAYLLAINLLTPESPHHTGEFRFKPHGQDEYRHATYCYTHEFSPDGIPIKRFGAIQDITERKLRERELRQAKEKAETASLAKSEFLANMSHELRTPLNGAMGMLQLMALDELNPTQRDYVETALFSCRNLTQLISDILDLSKVEAGKLKLSPVVIRPRDLIKSVHDTFNRTAEDKGITLNMLVAEDIPEYMIGDPARLRQVLFNLIGNAIKFTETGSVTLEVSKVAQDKSGLCRLLFSVIDTGIGVPDDFVDKVFGAFIQVDGAYNRKFQGTGLGLHIVKRLADLMKGHISIESEVGQGTTVHFSAAFRIADNGLPDTHQGQRIVSTDDRSKRILVVEDERINQIALSKFVERIGHTPVTAYNGEIALNTLLSEEFDLILMDIQMPVMNGIEATHAIRTLHKFRKVRYIPIIALTAHAMSGDREAFIKAGMDDYLSKPISLEKLKACLDKLLGT
- a CDS encoding metal-sensitive transcriptional regulator, which produces MDETTTMEEEAIKKNVLSRMKRIEGQVRGIQGMIEAGKECEDILVQVKAVRSALQSANKLILKRYLLRCYAESIEAGHDAKESLNKFINVVTGFIEG